In Primulina huaijiensis isolate GDHJ02 chromosome 16, ASM1229523v2, whole genome shotgun sequence, a single genomic region encodes these proteins:
- the LOC140962126 gene encoding agamous-like MADS-box protein AGL62, whose protein sequence is METNSTKKKTRGRLKIEMKKVESKKNLQVTFTKRRKGLFGKAGELAALCGSEIAILVQSPAGKISSFGYPSAESVIHNYESAGTYYNYSPSEGDITDAKNGYFQAVARLEEQKRIESAAKEISTEDNRKLWWDEENEGMELHELEEYGEALEKLLERVTVKEMEVAKESEKQLALDLDSVRPPCPNIELNLDAFQDQINYFMTTSVESDAREEEILGDVWHFDDDLWDWKTS, encoded by the exons ATGGAGACTAACTCGACGAAGAAGAAGACTCGGGGGCGTCTCAAAATCGAGATGAAGAAAGTAGAGAGCAAAAAGAACTTACAAGTGACATTCACGAAACGCCGGAAAGGTCTGTTCGGAAAAGCCGGGGAACTGGCCGCTCTCTGCGGTTCGGAGATCGCGATCCTCGTGCAATCGCCGGCCGGAAAGATTTCCTCATTCGGGTATCCTTCGGCTGAATCTGTCATCCACAATTACGAAAGCGCGGGTACTTACTATAACTACAGTCCCTCAGAGGGAGACATCACAGACGCTAAGAATGGGTATTTCCAGGCCGTGGCGCGATTGGAAGAGCAGAAGAGGATCGAATCCGCGGCGAAAGAAATCTCTACCGAAGACAACAGAAAGTTATGGTGGGACGAAGAGAATGAGGGCATGGAACTGCACGAATTGGAGGAGTACGGCGAAGCGTTGGAAAAGCTACTGGAGAGAGTGACAGTAAAAGAGATGGAGGTGGCCAAAGAATCAGAGAAACAGTTGGCTTTGGATTTAGACTCAGTCCGGCCTCCATGTCCGAATATAGAGCTTAATCTTGATGCTTTTCAagaccaaataaattatttcatg ACGACATCTGTGGAAAGCGACGCACGAGAAGAGGAGATTCTCGGAGACGTTTGGCATTTTGATGATGATCTTTGGGACTGGAAAACGAGTTAG
- the LOC140962182 gene encoding uncharacterized protein isoform X1 translates to MDTKIKGVDSDENKKILHSLGSDGVILNGECDVDDDSQLLLPSKKGGLLKKSGKPKRKVQWLDRDGSKLAEILEFQPSDVSDSDEEDSDSCLCRIIILREVLRWPVEKLCALFSISRNRLLADINQE, encoded by the exons ATGGATACAAAAATCAAAGGTGTGGACAGTGATGAAAATAAGAAGATTTTGCATAGTTTGGGATCTGATGGTGTAATTTTGAATGGGGAATGTGATGTTGATGATGATTCACAGTTACTGTTGCCCTCCAAGAAAGGTGGGCTGTTGAAAAAGTCTGGGAAGCCTAAGAGGAAAGTTCAGTGGTTAGATAGGGATGGATCGAAGCTAGCTGAAATCTTGGAATTTCAACCGAG TGATGTGAGTGACTCCGATGAAGAAGATTCAGATTCTTGTCTGTGCAGAATAAT TATCCTGAGAGAAGTCCTCCGCTGGCCGGTAGAGAAATTGTGTGCATTGTTTTCCATATCAAGAAATCGACTGCTCGCGGATATCAACCAAGAATGA
- the LOC140962182 gene encoding uncharacterized protein isoform X2 — protein sequence MDTKIKGVDSDENKKILHSLGSDGVILNGECDVDDDSQLLLPSKKGGLLKKSGKPKRKVQWLDRDGSKLAEILEFQPSDVSDSDEEDSDSCLCRIITVS from the exons ATGGATACAAAAATCAAAGGTGTGGACAGTGATGAAAATAAGAAGATTTTGCATAGTTTGGGATCTGATGGTGTAATTTTGAATGGGGAATGTGATGTTGATGATGATTCACAGTTACTGTTGCCCTCCAAGAAAGGTGGGCTGTTGAAAAAGTCTGGGAAGCCTAAGAGGAAAGTTCAGTGGTTAGATAGGGATGGATCGAAGCTAGCTGAAATCTTGGAATTTCAACCGAG TGATGTGAGTGACTCCGATGAAGAAGATTCAGATTCTTGTCTGTGCAGAATAAT aacAGTATCCTGA